GGTTGTACCTCCTGGAATTGCTATAGCTTTAGTAGGTATGACTTTTGCCTTTTTAGGTTTTGCAATGGACACCATCTTAAATCCAAAATTGAGAACGAGGTAGATATGAATGAAAGATATTTTAAATGTTAAAAATTTAAAGGTTTACTATTATACAAGAAAAGGTGTTGTAAAAGGATTAGACGACGTTAGCTTTTCTCTGAGAGAAGGTGAAACATTAGGTCTTGTTGGAGAGTCTGGATGTGGTAAAACAACTTTGGGCATGGGGGTTTTGAGAATGCCGAGCCCTCCAGGCAAAATTGTAAGTGGAGAGATTAATATAGATGGTGAAAATATAGTTCACTTAAAAGAATCTGTTTTACGTAAGAGAGTCAGATGGGAAAAGATTTCTATGGTTTTTCAAGGGGCCATGAATAGTTTGACTCCTGTTTACACCATTAAAAAACAGATGATGGAAACCCTTCAAAACCATAGGGAAATGGAAGAAGAAAAGGCTTTTGCTATAATTAAAAAATATTTAAATCATGTGGGGTTATCTGAAGATGTTTTAAAGAGATATCCTCACGAATTATCAGGAGGTATGAAACAACGCGTAGTAATAGCCCAAGCATTGTTTTTAGAACCAAAAGTAGTTATAGCCGATGAACCTACTACAGCGTTAGATGTTGTCGTTCAAGCTCAAATAATAAACCTTTTGAAAAGCCTAAAAAAAGACCTCAATTTGTCCTTTATCTTTATAACCCATGATTTAGCTACCGTAGCGGAAGTTGCTGACAGGATAATGGTGATGTATGCAGGTAAGATTGCTGAAATTGGAGAAAATTATCATATTTATGGACCACAGGGTCCAGCACATCCATATACCAATGGTTTAATGGGAGCTACACCTCGTTTACATAAAAA
This DNA window, taken from Petrotoga sibirica DSM 13575, encodes the following:
- a CDS encoding ABC transporter ATP-binding protein; this translates as MKDILNVKNLKVYYYTRKGVVKGLDDVSFSLREGETLGLVGESGCGKTTLGMGVLRMPSPPGKIVSGEINIDGENIVHLKESVLRKRVRWEKISMVFQGAMNSLTPVYTIKKQMMETLQNHREMEEEKAFAIIKKYLNHVGLSEDVLKRYPHELSGGMKQRVVIAQALFLEPKVVIADEPTTALDVVVQAQIINLLKSLKKDLNLSFIFITHDLATVAEVADRIMVMYAGKIAEIGENYHIYGPQGPAHPYTNGLMGATPRLHKKVEELAFIRGVPPDLLNPPHGCRFHERCPVAFDRCKVEEPPLKEIEPGHFAACWRCFDE